GCATCCATAAAGGCACTTCATATTGGAGATATTTATGGACCATTTTACAAAACTACTCTATTTTATATCTTGTCTGATTGCTACTTCATTGCCTGTTACAGGCGTTATGATATGGATCAATAAGATGAAAAAAACAAAAAAATAGCTTTTAATTTCTCTTTATACGATTGGGTCTAATCTAATATAGGTTAGGCCCAATTTTTTTTTCAAAAACAAAAAGCCCAGCTACGATGCTCGGCTTTTAGTTTGTTTTTTCAATAAGGTTTTTCTGTTTATTTTTTGCTGTCGCTGCCCATTCTTCCAATAATCATTTCGATAATGGCAACTACAATCGCAAAGAATACTGCAGGCCAAAATCCAGCAACGTCAAATTTCGATCCCATAATTTTGTCAGACAACATAATCATCAAAACAGTGATGATAAATGATACAAGACCAAATGTTAACCAATTTAATGGGAAAGTAAATAATCGTAGAATTCCACCTACAACTGCATTCACGAAACCTATAACCAATCCTGTTAGGATGGCCCATCCGAATCCAGCAACTGTTACCCCTGGAATGACCCAAGACGCAAGTGCAACAACTAAACCTGTAACCAAGAGACTAATAATGAACCTCATAACTTAAATTATTTGTGTGTA
The Sphingobacterium daejeonense genome window above contains:
- a CDS encoding phage holin family protein; its protein translation is MRFIISLLVTGLVVALASWVIPGVTVAGFGWAILTGLVIGFVNAVVGGILRLFTFPLNWLTFGLVSFIITVLMIMLSDKIMGSKFDVAGFWPAVFFAIVVAIIEMIIGRMGSDSKK